The window CCGATTCCGTGCCAtgaaatgcatgcatgcatgctggcCACAGTGAAACATTGGAGTGGGCAGATTGAAGCTCTAAAGACCAAACCACTGCATCACTGTATGACAAAGATGAAAGATTTCACAGCATATTTGACCTAATTACACTGGAAAAAGAATGTTGCTCGATAAGGTTCGATTAGTGTGTGGAATACATATTCTTGTTTGTCTTGTGATGCTCTGTCTTTAACTCTTCCATGTTCCTTGTCCAATCCACTTCTTGTTTTGGAGCATTAGCATGATGAAAAGATGCATTCAGACAAGGAAATAATAGCATGCGTTGTCACATCAACTCTAGACATCCAACAAGAACAGAGCCAATGTAGGGTGAGAATCATGTAAGGAGGTGGCAAGGTGGATGCCATGATTCACACATGCATGCATTTCCACCTTCCTCTCCTCTCCATTGTCTAAAAAGATGTTGCCAAGTATGCCTTCTTCAAATTCCCCATAATCTTACCTGTCTTTTGGCCTCCCTCTCTGTGCTGCTCTTttatctcctcctccctcttctcttttttgttcTCCTTTGTTCATCATCTCTGTGATTCCATCGTTCAAGAAGGGGCAGTAAAAAGGAAAAGTGAGAACATTCCTGGGCCTCCACACCCAATTTAGATTCCCAATTATTGAAACCCACATGCAAGTATAAAACCACCCTCCCCTCAAGAACACAAACTTGAAGAACCACACAGAAGAGTGtcatcctcttctccttctctttctcccAGTTAGGGTAAGCCATTAATGATCTCCAATGCTGGTTCTGACTTGTGTTTCTCCACGAACTACAAAGAATCGttttcttgatcttgttttgGGTGTCTTGTTTTGTAGGACGTGGGCGGGAAGATGAACAGGAAGCCGGGAGACTGGAACTGCAGGTCCTGCCAACACCTCAACTTCAGCCGCCGGGACTCGTGCCAGCGATGCGGCGACCCGAGGATGAGCGTGGACAGGTCCGAGTACGCCGCCTTCGGTGGCCGCGGCGGGCCATCGTTCGGCTTCAGCGGCTCCGACGTCCGCCCCGGTGACTGGTACTGCTCCTGCGGTGCCCACAACTTCGCCAGCCGCTCCAGCTGCTTCAAGTGCGGCGCCTTGAAGGATGACTCCgccgtcggcggcggcggcggaggctgcGGCTTCGACGGCGACGTGCCACGCTCGCGGGCGTTCGGGTTCGGCGGTGGGCGTGCCGGGTGGAAGTCCGGAGACTGGATCTGCAACAGGTGCCCTCCCTGCCCCCTCCTCTTCTTCGTTCAAAcgactgcatgcatgcatgcacgtcgGTGGTTCGGATCACCTGTATCTCCTTCCATCGTGCGTCTAGTAGCAACCAAAGTAGGAGAGTACAAGAGAATAAGATCCGATTGTTACCAAAGCTTTCACCTCTCCTGTGAACAAGCCATTCATAGTATAATGTTTCGGCTTTGCAGGTCGGGCTGCAACGAGCACAACTTCGCAAGCAGAATGGAATGCTTCCGCTGCAGTGCACCGAGGGATTCAGGCAACTCATCTGCCACTGGCGCTTAATCTAACCTTGCTCTGATCTCCTAAACTCTGGCTCATCTGTGTCATTCCATGGCAGGCACTGAAGTCTAAGGAGAAGATGAAGAAGTGAGCGATGGAAGAGAGCTTATCATACAGCAGTAATATCAAGTTATAATAACTAGTTTTGTCTTTTCGATCACTCCCATGTTGTGTCCCCTTCTCTCAGTTCTCGTTTGCTTTTGATGTCTGTGACCTCCACCCTACCCTGCACCTCTTCTTATGTCTCTGGAAAAGGGCTTGTCAGCTTCTTGTAGGGTAGGATGGTGATGCTTAATGGATTAGGTAAGGAGAAGTCCCTTTCTGTTTGATTATGAATGGAAGTATATATTGTAGCGCATGTATGTCCAGTCTCCTCCGATGGGATTTGTGCTCAAACTCATCACCAAGGAATAATGTGTTGGGAAGTGCCTTGGCACTGTGAAATTTCCAACAAAAGCATTTGAGAGCAAAGGAAGCTGCCACCATTGAGGCTTTGGTTTCAACCAAGCTTGAGCTTAAACTTTGAGGAACATCTCATATTAAACTATCAAACAGTAATATGAACAAAATCACCATTATGTTTGTGTGGAaggaaaacataatatcaaagagAATCAACAAGTATTGATTTACTTATTTGACATCATTtgtctatatgtatgtatgttctCACTACAGGAGACtaataaa of the Musa acuminata AAA Group cultivar baxijiao chromosome BXJ3-2, Cavendish_Baxijiao_AAA, whole genome shotgun sequence genome contains:
- the LOC135631817 gene encoding uncharacterized protein LOC135631817, with the protein product MNRKPGDWNCRSCQHLNFSRRDSCQRCGDPRMSVDRSEYAAFGGRGGPSFGFSGSDVRPGDWYCSCGAHNFASRSSCFKCGALKDDSAVGGGGGGCGFDGDVPRSRAFGFGGGRAGWKSGDWICNRSGCNEHNFASRMECFRCSAPRDSGNEV